Part of the Oncorhynchus mykiss isolate Arlee chromosome 12, USDA_OmykA_1.1, whole genome shotgun sequence genome, TGACACGGAGCACTCGCTCCCTCTGGtcagaagaaacacaaacaaatatcagcaagtccactacaggttaccttcactgattCAATTGCACCCAACTCCTGAATTACTTCATGGAGcaaaaaaagtgtttattttaACAAAGGACAAAAAGTCTGCTAAAATCTTTGGGtaaatcacattatctggtgAAATAATCTGTAGTTACAGTTCTCTGTACTTGTGTGTCTCTACACTTGAGACACAAttggacacactgaactgtactacaCTGTTCATACAATTTTTTTGTATGTTACTTTTACCATATAACATTATTGTTGAATACCCAGTTCTCTATTTTGAGTTAGCATTAAATAGTGTACACTCCTCTGTATTTTAGATTTTGACAAATAAACATTCTTTGTACATATCTGAATGTCTAGCATCGGTATGAAGCTAGAGATCCCTGTACACGTTATATAAATATCTTCTGTGAATCCATAAAGGCAGACAATTTTAGAAGATTGATAGAAAATATCAGTATTTATTTTATGGTGGTTCTACATGGTCTTATTCAGATATTTTTTTCTAGTAATTGGTTtaaatcacatcagatattttcatatcagATATTTTGCAGAACCAATTTGTGAAAAAAAGACTagaattggactgcctgtgtaaacgcagccatagtcCTTTATCCGGCTTCGGTACACTGGTAATGGTGTTCGGCATGGTGGGCTGGGGAAGCTGAAACTCTTTGTGCCTATGGCGAATGGTCTTGTCTTCTCTGCGGTGAACGGCCAGCTAAATTAGACTCTGACAAAACCACCAACTGTTTGGTCCTCTTGCAGAAGATTTGCTGGTACTGCACATGTCCTGGAAAGACATGGTTGCGGTGTTAGCATTTTACACTTTTTGTGGAAGGGACTTAGGGCAACATACCTTTGTTGGTAAAGATGTCCACTGTATGGGAACGGCTAGCATATTGTTTAGGGACAATGAGGGACACTGGGAGCTGCTTTTGAGAGGAAAGATCAGTCAACAAAGTGAATGGGCTGGAGGGCTAAAGAAGATGTGAAAAGTCTTAGGAGGGAAGTTCTTACACAGTAGGAATGATTGTGTATGGGAGATTAAAGAGAAATGGTACCTCTTAATCACTCTCATACTCAACAATACATTTACTGTCTCTAAGCACAACCCTGCACAACCAAAACTCCCTTCCTCATCTCAAAGATCTGTCTGTAAACCTCCCCCGTCCCCTTTGTCTTTGACAGATCATTCTTATCAATAGTAGACCTTTGCAGGGGAATTTGCATTTAGTTTTaattgcatttaagagcagttggaggccaaggaaggggagttgtatggcattgaagctcatctggagtttagttagcacagtgtccaacgaagggccagaagtatacagaatggtgtcatctacgtagaggtggatcagagaatcaccagcagcaaaagcaacataattgatatatacagagaaaagagttggcccgagaattgaaccctgaatTGAACCCATAtcgactgccagaggtccagacaacaggccctctgatttgacacactgaactctataagagaagtagttggtgaaccaggcgaggcagtcatttgagaaaccaaggctgttgagtctgccgataagaatgtggtaattgacagagtcaaaagccttggccaggtcgatgaagacggctgcacagtactattagggctatttattgccttacctctctaatcttactacatcttattacatttgcacacactgtacatatatttttctattatgttgttgactgtacgcttgtttatcccacgtgtaactctgtgttgttttttttgtcgattgctttgctttatcttggccaggtcgcagttgtaaatgagagcttgttctcaactggcctacctgggtaaataaaggtgaaataaaaataaataaataaaatgtgtagGATGCCATTTTAtggatgggacattaaacggttgtcctgactctgtggtcactgaagatcccatggcacttactgtaagagtagaggtgttaaccccggtgtcctggcaaaattcccaatctggccctcataccatcatggccacctaatcatccccagcttccaattggctcattcaccccctcccctcccccctgtaactattccccaggttgttgctgtgagtgagaatgtgttctcagtcaatttaccaagtaaaataatggttaattaaataaaattgtattgaaTAAAAAGTCCcatgtaaagtaaagtaaagtacagtaaaGAGAGCCATATCAATGATAACTCTTAGGCTTTCCCTGTCAATTCTGCCGCAATAATCTCCCAGAATTATTTCCTTCAAATTCATATTTTTCTTATAGACAGCCATCTAGAGTTCAGGCATGGAGAAGGCATCTAGTCTCGTTATACATTGCTTTAGGAAAGACAGACCTAACCGGAGTCACTGGCAGTGTGGTATTCCTGTCTAGACTCAAGAGGTTGTGCCATAATGCGTTTTCTGATAATCACTTTTGGATTTGAAACAAGTTGGTGAAACAAAACGTGTCCTTAATTAATACCTGTGTCTTTACATGGTTGTTGGGCTGTAATTACAGTGTAGTATAGTATGTAGGTAATGCTAGGTAATAAACAGATTAACTTTGACTCTTGTCAACTGAACAGCTATTTCTGAAAAATTTACCACATTGGGACGTACTAGTTCAATACAAATATATAGTGGAATGATTGATGAAGGAAAAGACTCAGGACTTGCACAAGATTCAAAATAAGTCACATAAGATTAGTTATTGATTTTTACTtcaacaattattatttttttagttAGAACACAGGAGTAGTACCTCATAGTTGTACAAAGAAATATTGGACACCATCCAGAAATTACAAAAGAAATCCCCCTAAAAAAGCAAAGTCAACAACATCCAAGGCATTTTTTTTGCTGTAAACATGCTGTGGACCTTAAACAACAGTGCAGTTTGAATAGTTGCCATTCACATGCCATTCTCCAATATTCCTGAGATTCTGGCCTTTAAATGTAGCTACTGTGGAAGTCCCACTTTTCATCATGTGGACTCCAGATAGAAATATATTGAAAAGTGGCACCTTACAAATCATTTCTAACAAGATAGATAAAATACATATTCACAcagacacgcatgcacgcacgcacacatgcacgcacgcacacacgcacgcacgcacgcacgataGGGCAGAGGGAGTTTAAAAGTTAAGTGCACGAATAATCAAAACATGGATTGAGGAACGAGAGGTGTTGAGAAACAAGAGGTGTATCAGAATTCAGAGTAAGTCGTTTTAAAGGCTGTGAGAGAATGTGTGCAAACTGCAAGTCAGAGCATCAATTGACGAAGCATCAGATTCCCAAGAGAAACATTGTCAATACACCAATCAATTATTATTATCTCCTTATTCCCAAAGTCAGTCTCCCAAGACAAGGAAGTGCTAAAGCTAAAGCTACATTGACATGACATGATTTAACAACAGTAAACAGCAGTCTTAACCTTCCTAACATTGTAAGTTTATCTGGAAATAAAAATGCATGATTAATAAAGTAATACATGTAATAAATGACTCAAAATGTAAGTTAAAGTATACTAATAAATTACTCCTTTTTATGCACTTTTGTCTGTCTTCATGTCGTCCTGTTACTGTTTTTACTGCCAGTAGGTTTGGGTTCATATAGCTACTCAACAAAACGTGGTCTGCAGTGCGAAACAAGAACGAACTAAGATATTCACAACATAAACATtttgcttttgttttgttgacagaCTGGTTTCTGTTGAATAGACCTCTCGGTGTACTCTATTGTAATTCAGGTAGGAACAAATGACTTGCAGTGTATCGAAGGCTGATCCGATTGATGGCAGACAGTCTGTTGTTTCTTAACTAAGCATGAATACATTAATAATTGTCATTGCTATACATCCTATTCACAGGGGATATGTCCCTAAGATCTGTAGGAATATTATTATCATGTTCGTTATTTGGTTGTTGAAGAATTGGAATCCATTTTTAAGGATGAAACCAAGGAAACCATTGCGTTGGCTTATATACATGTCAAATTGAGTGTCTAGAACAGATTGAATTACCAGACGTGATGTGAATCACGAGACCATAGCAGAATAAATTGATTTTGTTTCTCAATAATTTTCTCTCtcaatgaacaatgaacacaaaTGACAGAAATGTCTAAAAGCAATGTGACAATTGTTTGGCCTGATTCCATGGTTCTAATGACATATTATTTTTGGCCTCACATTTATTCACCTGTAAACCATGCACAATCTGTTTACAAGAAGGCTATGAGAAAGTTGTGTAGTCAAATTAAGCAAAGTTTAAGACAAGCCCACATTAGTGAGGGAAACCTGAATTTGTATTAAACAATATAAAACCGACTTTCCCTTTCCCGCTATATTTTTCCCTGTGTTGTTCGAACAACCATTTCAGCACAGTAACACAGTTTtaccaccaccacagaaaagTGCACAGATCGTTTTTCAGGTCTCTTTCTTCACAAAGGTCTCTGGAAACGCAAAACTGGTGGCACTAGAAGCACATTGTTGATCTGACTGAGGGAAAACTACAGTATCACTGGTCATTGGCCATCATCAGATAGATATTCTATACATATATACCTGTCTGCCATCACGTCTACAGTTAGGAACTGTACAAAAGTCAATGTCCCAAACGTAAACCGGTCCTTGAATGCTCTGGAGTAGAAGGGGCCTTTGTCATTGAGGATTGTTTAACTATCATTTAAATATTGTGATTGAAAAGGGATAGAATCGGATAGAATGAGTCTCAGATGTCACTCATTACACTCCTTCTCAACCACTAGCTACTTCTtcttcagacaggaagtggagggcCTGCCCTTCAATCAGAGGCATAGGTGGAGGTTTCATAGTTGTGTTAAGACAACACTCCTTGAAGTTAAAAATCATTCCATTGAAATCAACAATGAGAAAATAATCGTTACCGATTTTCTACCAGATTCAGACATATGGGTTCTCAAGTATGTAGCGGTACAGCGGAAAGTTCTTTAATAGATATTTGGGTGCGTACATAGGCTCTTTAGGGTCTGTGGGTGGGTACTCCCCCACCGAGCCATCAAACCATCCCCCAGTCTGGATCAAGCCCTTGATGTAGTTCAGGTCTCGTTTTTCCACGTAGTCGCCCCAGCGGGGGAAGTCTCCATTCTGGGCAGAGATTAGTTTGTGGGAGATTCCCTCTGGTCTGAAGCACCAGGAACAGTGCCAGCCTGCGTAGTGGACGGGGCTCCCAATGGACCACTGCACCAGGATGTGTCCACTCTCCCTCTGATAGTTCCGGAAACCCGGCATGGAGTAGTAATCCCTACGCCTCAGTGATATCCCGTCTCCATCGTAGACGGCAAAAAGCATGGCAACAGTGCAGGCGGAGTGGACGTCCAGGGTCCCAGGCTGCCTCCAGAAGAAACCATAAAGGGACTTTCTCATGTGGATGGACACAGGTTCCGTCCAGCCATTGTAGAGTTTGAGGAAGAGGATGCCCTCGCGGGCCGGGATCTCATCTGCGTCGTTGATAAGGAAGACATCATCCGGCCTGGCACCTTGTACTCTGGACATCCCGTCATAGCTTAAAAACGTCCGCAGGTAGTCGTCAGCGATCCACCCGTTCTGCTGGCCACCTTTAGGGAAGTGATCAAGGAAGACATAGAGGATCTTGTGGCGCATGTAGTTGTAGGTCCCGTTAAGCAGGAGGCGTAGGAAGTGCAGCTGCTTGGAATTTCCATAGGCCGTGAAGTTTGACTCACACACCAGGAAGAGGTCAACAGTGTCGGCCAGCTCATGAAAGCGGGCGTGGAGGAGGTCAAACTCGTGGTTGATGTTAATGGCGTTGATGACCCTCCGTGGAACCATTCTGGGCATCAGACTTCCCTTAGTGGGCAGGTTGGAGTGTTGCACCATGGTGGGGATGCCACAGTGAGGGCCGTGCCAGCCTTGGCGACACATACACTTCACCAGCCTTTTCCCCTGGGCGTATTTCCCATGAGCTGACTTGGGTTCCTCTTGCTGTGCATGCAGTATCTTACGCTGGCCCTCTCGTGCTGCGTGGACCGTTTGTCCTGAGTCGTCTTTGAGAAAAGCCACTTCCGTCCCTTCTCGGAAGCAATATGCTCCAGACTTGGTGCGCGCAAAGAACGGGGTGGGGTCATCGCGAAGACGGAAGCTCCGTTTGTGAAGTTCCCCCCATGGTCCATTGGGGTCTGGGAGAGTGACCGTCATTCTGTTAACATTCCCTGAGTCAGGCTGCTCCTTACCCCACGGGTCCTGAGTGGGAGAGCAACAGGAGGAAAATCAAACATATCAATGACAATGTCATATAGACCCAAAACAATGTATAGGGAAAGTCATGTCATCTGCCCCCTCACCTCACCGCCATGCCcaatccatctctccacctctgcaTTCCCTTGGTCCCCCCGGTCATCCCCTGGCTCCCACAGGCCCGTGTCggagggtcgagacccagggagAGGCTTCATCCCTGAGTGAACATTCCCTCTCCAGAGGAAGCCCAGGGCCTCGAGGTTGACGGAGGAGGTATACAGGTCTCTCAGCATAAGCATGTGGTGGAGGGCCTTGCAGTATTGCAGCAGGGAGAGGACACACAAGGCCAATGTGCCGAAGAGAAAGACCTTGTGTCGTCGCATCTTTGTCCTGAAAAACAGATACATTAACAAAACTCTTTAGCTAAATGGAAGTTGACAAACTCCTTAGTTACTTAACAGTTAGGCCCACATAATCACTCTGGTTGttttggcattgtatgcatgCTCATCAATAACTATTTACATAAAGTAAAACAACAACTTGGCATAAAGAAACTAAAAAGCATGACCTATAGTAGATTTGAACCCTTTTATCTCATCACCCATTGTTAATAAATGACACtggtaaaaaaaactaaacaggAAATCAGAAGAACCTAACCAAGGAAAAAAGAAGAAAACCACCCACTACACTATCTGGGCAACAGAGCGTTGTGTATGTGAGCCCTGAACAAAAGTAGTAGAACTACATAGAAAATGACGCTCCAGCGCTGCATTTGCATAAAGTATGTAGCACCCTTAACAGTCCAGGAATAGCATACAAAACACAAAGGGGGTTTAGTTACCAATTTCTTATTCTTTGAGATCTCGTCCTGTATTGTTAACCTGTTTGGGTTTGCAATTAAAAGCCACCACTCACTGAAAGACTAGTGCTCCAACTGCCTTTTTGCTTGTGGTTTTCCTACATGGACTGCAGGCACTCTGGCTACGTTAGCTTTAACCCAGTTTTGCATACTGGGCATGGCGGTGTAGGGTTAATCTTGGGCATAGGCAAATCAGGTGTGAAGCTGGGATGGTTATTATCtgcttataaactcagcaaaaaaagaaacgttccctcactgtcaactgtgtttattttcagcaaacttaacatgtgtaaatatttgtaagaacataacaagattctgagacataaactgaacaagtccggtgtggccaccagctgcattaagtactgcggtgcatctcctcctcatggactgcaccagatttgtcagttcttgctgtgagatgttaccccacttttccaccaaggcacctgcaaattccctgacatttctgggaggaatggccctagccctcaccctccgatccaacaggtcccagttgtgctcaatgggattcagatccaggctcttcgctggccatggcaggacactgacattcctgtcttgcgggaaatcacgcacagaacgagcagtatggctggtggcattgtcatgctggagggtcatgtcaggataggcttacaggaagggtaccacatgagggagcatgccttccctgtaatgcacagcgttgagattgcctgcaacgacaacaagctcagtctgatgatgctgtgacacaccgccccagaaaatgatggaccctccacctccaaatcaatcccgctccagagtacaggcctcggtgtaacgctcattccttcgacgataaacgcgaatccgaccatcacccctggtgagacaaaaccgcgactcgtcagtgaagagcactttctgccagtcctgtctggtccagcgacggtgggtttgtgctcatagacaacgttgttgccggtgatgtctggtgaggacctgtcttacaacaggcctacaagccctcagtccagcctctctcagcctattgtggacagtctgagcactgatgtagggattgtgcgttcctggtaactcgggcagttgttgttgccatcctgtacctgtcaggtgtgatgttcggatgtatcgatcctgtgcaggtgttgttacacagggtctgccactgcaaggacgatcagctgtccgtcctgtctccccgTAACGCTGTCTtaacgctgtcttaggcgtctcagagtacggacattgcaatttattgccctggtcacatctgcagtcctcatgccgccttgcagcatgcctaaggcattttcacgcagatgagcagggacccggGACATTTTTTttctggtgtttttcagagtcagtagaaagaactctttagtgtcctacattttcataactgttaccttaattgcctaccttctgtaagctgttagtgtcttaaagacCAACATCcacgggtgcatgttcattcattgtttatgatTCAGTGAACAAGCgttgggaaacagtgttaaaaccctttacaatgaaaatctgtgaagttatttggatttttatgaattatctttgaaagacagggtcctgaaaaagggacgtttcttttttttgctgagtttaaataCCATGATGTTATTTTTAATCCAAAAAGAAATGGTCTATCAGAATGGAGACCTCTCCATTCCATTGTGAACCAAATCTCATAACGAAATATGTTGCTGTGAGACTCCCCCTCTATCCTGAAAATCTGAAAGGATGAGTGACAGTTTTGTATGATGTATGAATATTTACTAGTAGCCTACAGTAGATGTTTTTATTGTCTACATTTCATAACATTAGACTGTAGGCGAAACCCAAAGGTGACCAATGAATCTGTTCATTGAAATGAATCATCTCACGTTTCTTTAGTACTGTTGTTATATTGTTACATCATAATGCCTTTGGTGCTGGAGTATAATGTTGTTTCATCCACCAGCTTATGCCAGCAGTGCTGCTGGTCAGTGAAAGGTGAGTATGAAGACATTGAGGTTGTTCCAAGTTGTGGGAAGTACTGTCTTTGTAAGAGCTGACACCTAATGGTTGACATGGCTCCTGACACTACTTGTGCATAATCAGAAGTTGGTTTGAAGGACAGCCATTCTAAGCTGTGTTTGTGAAAaggactgtacactgtactgatGACTTATTATTGTTTTGGCTTTAtcaaagatacagttgaagtcggatgtttacataacacttaggttggagtcattaaaactcgtttttcaacccctccacaaatgtcttgttaacaaactatagttttgtcagttaggtcagttaggacatctactttgtgcatgcacaagtattttttccaacaattgtatatagacagattatttcacttataattcacggtatcacaaatccagtgggtcagaagtttacatacactaagttgactgtgcctttaaacagggtgtggtggcagcatcatgttgtgggggtgctttgttgcaggagggactggtgcaattcacaaaatagacggcaacatgaggaaggacaaatatgcggatatattgaagcaacatctcaagatgtcgcaaatgcgtcttcccccaagcatacttccgacgctgtggcaaaatggcttaaggacaacaaagtcaaagtattggagtggccatcacaaagccctgacctcaatcctatagaaaatttgtgggcagaactgaacaagtgtgtgcgagcaaagaggcctgcaaacctggctcagttatgtaaacttctgacacactgggaatgtgatgaaagaaatacaagctgaaataaataattctctctactattattctgaaatttcacattcttaaaataaagtggtgatcctaaatgacttaaaacagggaatttttactaggattaaatgtcaggaattgtgaaaaactgagtttaaatgtaattggctaaggtgtatgtaaacttccgacttcagctgtatacggtaacactttattttaagggtccataataaaccattTAATAGGACTTTATAAGGCATTTACAAACCATTTTCTCAACATCtattaatcattactcccacatttgtACATTTTAGTAAGGTAGTTATTCacagatgtacagtgccttgcgaaagtattcggcccccttgaactttgcaaccttttgccacatttcaggcttcaaacataaagatataaaactgtatttttttgtgaagaatcaacaacaattgggacacaatcatgaagtggaacgacatttattggatatttcaaacttttttaacaaatcaaaaactgaaaaattgggcgtgcaaaattattcagcccctttactttcagtgcagcaaactctctccagaagttcagtgaggatctctgaatgatccaatgttgacctatatgactaatgatgataaatacaatccacctgtgtgtaatcaagtctccgtataaatgcacctgcactgtgatagtctcagaggtccgttaaaagcgcagagagcatcatgaagaacaaggaacacaccaggcaggtccgagatactgttgtgaagaagtttaaagccggatttggatacaaaaagatttcccaagctttaaacatcccaaggaacactgtgcaagcgataatattgaaatggaaggagtatcagaccactgcaaatctaccaagacctggccgtccctctaaactttcagcttatacaaggagaagactgatcagagatgcagccaagaggcccatgatcactctggatgaactgcagagatctacagctgaggtgggagactctgtccataggacaacaatcagttgttgcacaaatctggcctttatggaagagtggcaagaagaaagccatttcttaaagatatccataaaaagtgtagtttaaagtttgccacaagccacctgggagacacaccaaacatgtggaagaaggtgctctggtcagatgaaaccaaaattgaactttttggcaacaatgaaaaacgttatatttggcgtaaaagcaacacagctcatcacactgaacacaccacccccactgtcaaacatggtggtggcagcatcatggtttgggcctgcttttcttcagcagggacagggaagatggttaaaattgatgggaagatggatggagccaaatacaggaccattctggaagaaaacctgatggagtctgtaaaagacctgagactgggatggagatttgtcttccaacaagacaatgatccaaaacataaagcaaaatctacaatggaatggttcaaaaataaacatatccaggtgttagaatggccaagtcaaagtccagacctgaattcaatcgagaatctgtggaaagaactgaaaactgctgttcacaaatgctctccatccaacctcactgagctcgagctgttttgcaaggaggaatgggaaaaaatgtcagtctctcgatgtgcaaaactgatagagacataccccaagcgacttacagctgtaatcgcagcaaaaggtggcactacaaagtattaacttaagggggctgaataattttgcacgcccaatttttcagtttttgatttgttaaaaaagtttgaaatatccaataaatgtcgttccacttcatgattgtgtcccacttgttgttgattcttcacaagaaaatacagttttatatctttatgtttgaagcctgaaatgtggcaaaaggtcgcaaagttcaagggggccgaatactttcgcaaggcactgtatatatatatatttccttaaACATCCTGTGTTGTGTGCTTATTCTATTACCAggtactgcaggaatgtctaccaatggcatcaccatctttttgtgagaaattGCACTTGTAACTCAAAACATTTCTAAAGTATTTCAAAAGTGAAAATAGCATCCACTTTAGAttagggaaaataaatcaaaatcaaatcaaatgttatttgtcacatgcttacgtacaagcccttaaccaacaatgcagttttaagaaaaaaataagtgttaagaaagtatttactaaataaactgaagtaaacaataaacaaataaaaataaaaatgaaaaaaataagaataaagaaaaataaaaaaatattaaaaactgGGGGGAGGGGTTCAATGCAAATAACCCAGGTGGCATTTtggttagctgttcaggagtcttatggcttaggggtagaagctgttaagaagccttttggacctagacatggCGCTCTGGTAATGCTTGTTGTGCGGTagcagacagaacagtctatgacaagggtggctggagtctttggcaattttttggaCTTCCTCTGGTACCACCTGGTTTGGAGGTCCAGGATGGCAGGAAGATTGGACCTAGTGAtgtactatggtggtctgcttgaaacatgttggcattacagactcggtcagggacaagttgaaaatgtcactgaagacacttgccagttggccagtgtatgcttggagtacacgttctggtaatctgtctggccctgcagccttgtgaatgttgacctgtttaaaggtcttactcacattggctacggagagcgtgatcacacagtcgtccggaacagctcgTGGTCTCAtatatgcttcagtgttgcttgcctcgaagcgtgcATTGAAGTAATTTAGCTAATCTGGTAGGTCagggctgtgcttccctttgtagtccataatagttagcaagccctgccacatccgactagCATCGGAGCTGGTGTATtacaattcaatcttagccctgtattgacactttgtctgtttgatgatttgtcggagggcatagcgggatttcttataagcttccgggttagagtcccgctccttgaaagcggcagcgctagcctttagctcagtgcggatgatgcctgtaatccatggcttctggttgcagtatgaacagtcactgtggggatgatgtcatcgatgcacttattgatgaagccagtgactgatgtggtgtactcctcaatgccatcggaagaatcccagaacatatttcaGTATGTGCTAGCAAAACATTCCCATAGCTTAGCAtttgcgtcatctgaccacttccgcattgagcgagtcactggtacttcctgctttaggttttgcttgtaagcagcaGGAATCAATAGGATATAAATGCCAAATGGAggtcgagggagagctttgtacccgtctgtgtgtggagtaaaggtggtctagagtgtttttctcctctggttgcacatgtaacatgctggtagaaatgaggtaaaacagatttaagtttccctgaattaaagtccccggccactaggagcaccgcctctggatgatcattttcttgtttgcttatggccttatacagctcgttgagtgcggtcttagtgccagcatcggtttagggtggtatatagacagcaatgaaaaatatagatgaaaacagtcaccaacgctctggataacatgaaaactgcctaaccagctctgctagggggagtaaaattgtcagagtggggtgttctctcatcatgtgtctggaagtagct contains:
- the LOC110538028 gene encoding beta-1,4-mannosyl-glycoprotein 4-beta-N-acetylglucosaminyltransferase isoform X3 — translated: MVVIHRTKMRRHKVFLFGTLALCVLSLLQYCKALHHMLMLRDLYTSSVNLEALGFLWRGNVHSGMKPLPGSRPSDTGLWEPGDDRGDQGNAEVERWIGHGGEDPWGKEQPDSGNVNRMTVTLPDPNGPWGELHKRSFRLRDDPTPFFARTKSGAYCFREGTEVAFLKDDSGQTVHAAREGQRKILHAQQEEPKSAHGKYAQGKRLVKCMCRQGWHGPHCGIPTMVQHSNLPTKGSLMPRMVPRRVINAININHEFDLLHARFHELADTVDLFLVCESNFTAYGNSKQLHFLRLLLNGTYNYMRHKILYVFLDHFPKGGQQNGWIADDYLRTFLSYDGMSRVQGARPDDVFLINDADEIPAREGILFLKLYNGWTEPVSIHMRKSLYGFFWRQPGTLDVHSACTVAMLFAVYDGDGISLRRRDYYSMPGFRNYQRESGHILVQWSIGSPVHYAGWHCSWCFRPEGISHKLISAQNGDFPRWGDYVEKRDLNYIKGLIQTGGWFDGSVGEYPPTDPKEPMYAPKYLLKNFPLYRYILENPYV
- the LOC110538028 gene encoding beta-1,4-mannosyl-glycoprotein 4-beta-N-acetylglucosaminyltransferase isoform X2, translated to MVRLYRQGRTKMRRHKVFLFGTLALCVLSLLQYCKALHHMLMLRDLYTSSVNLEALGFLWRGNVHSGMKPLPGSRPSDTGLWEPGDDRGDQGNAEVERWIGHGGEDPWGKEQPDSGNVNRMTVTLPDPNGPWGELHKRSFRLRDDPTPFFARTKSGAYCFREGTEVAFLKDDSGQTVHAAREGQRKILHAQQEEPKSAHGKYAQGKRLVKCMCRQGWHGPHCGIPTMVQHSNLPTKGSLMPRMVPRRVINAININHEFDLLHARFHELADTVDLFLVCESNFTAYGNSKQLHFLRLLLNGTYNYMRHKILYVFLDHFPKGGQQNGWIADDYLRTFLSYDGMSRVQGARPDDVFLINDADEIPAREGILFLKLYNGWTEPVSIHMRKSLYGFFWRQPGTLDVHSACTVAMLFAVYDGDGISLRRRDYYSMPGFRNYQRESGHILVQWSIGSPVHYAGWHCSWCFRPEGISHKLISAQNGDFPRWGDYVEKRDLNYIKGLIQTGGWFDGSVGEYPPTDPKEPMYAPKYLLKNFPLYRYILENPYV
- the LOC110538028 gene encoding beta-1,4-mannosyl-glycoprotein 4-beta-N-acetylglucosaminyltransferase isoform X1; amino-acid sequence: MRMVICCTSTLGIRTHHGQKRTKMRRHKVFLFGTLALCVLSLLQYCKALHHMLMLRDLYTSSVNLEALGFLWRGNVHSGMKPLPGSRPSDTGLWEPGDDRGDQGNAEVERWIGHGGEDPWGKEQPDSGNVNRMTVTLPDPNGPWGELHKRSFRLRDDPTPFFARTKSGAYCFREGTEVAFLKDDSGQTVHAAREGQRKILHAQQEEPKSAHGKYAQGKRLVKCMCRQGWHGPHCGIPTMVQHSNLPTKGSLMPRMVPRRVINAININHEFDLLHARFHELADTVDLFLVCESNFTAYGNSKQLHFLRLLLNGTYNYMRHKILYVFLDHFPKGGQQNGWIADDYLRTFLSYDGMSRVQGARPDDVFLINDADEIPAREGILFLKLYNGWTEPVSIHMRKSLYGFFWRQPGTLDVHSACTVAMLFAVYDGDGISLRRRDYYSMPGFRNYQRESGHILVQWSIGSPVHYAGWHCSWCFRPEGISHKLISAQNGDFPRWGDYVEKRDLNYIKGLIQTGGWFDGSVGEYPPTDPKEPMYAPKYLLKNFPLYRYILENPYV